In the genome of Bordetella avium, the window GCCCGCGTCCACGCTGGCGATCGAGCCGCCGCCCGCGCCTATGGTCTCGATCTGAATCATAGGCGCGCGCACCACCATGCCGAAGTCGATGGCGGTCTGCGCGGACAGCGAGGCATTCCCGCCCGCCACCAGCGACACGTCGAACGAAGTGCCGCCCATATCGCCGCTGACTACGTTAGGAAAGCCGGCGGCGCGCGCGATAGCGGCGCAGGCGATCACGCCCGCTGCCGGTCCGGACAGCGCGGTGCGCACCGGCACGTCGCAGGCAGTCTGGCGCGACATCACGCCGCCGTTGCTCTGCACCACCAGCAGCTCGCCGCCGAAGCCGTTGTCTTTCAGGTCCGATTCCAGCCGGATCAGATAGCTGCCCACCACCGGTTGCAGCGAAGCGTTGAGCGCCGCCGTGGAACAACGCTCGAATTCGCGGATCTCGGGCAGCACCTCGGTCGCGGCGGTGACATTGCCATTGGGCCACAGCGCGCGCACGCAGGCCGCGGCCTGCGCCTCGTTGACGGGGTTGGCATAGGCATTGACGAAAAACAGGCAGACTGCGTCGCAGCCCTGCTCCAGCAACTGCCGGGCCGCGGCCTCGACCTGGGCCAGGTCCACCGGCGTATGTACCGTACCGTCGGCCAGCACCCGTTCGTCGACCTCGAGCCGCAGATCACGCGGCACCACAGGCTCATAGTTGCCGCGCAGGCCCCAGGTCTGGGGCCGGTCGCGCCGGCGCATTTCCAGCACGTCGCGAAAGCCCGCCGTGGTAATGATGCCGGTACGCGCCACCTTGCGTTCCAGCAGCGCGTTGGTGCCCACCGTGGTGCCGTGCACGATGGTGGCGATGGCGTTCGCGCCATCGGCCACGCGGGCAATGCCATTCATAAAGCCGCGCGCTTCCTCGCCACGGGTCGAAGGCACCTTCACTACGCGGGCGCTGCCTGCGGCTTCGTCCAGCACGAATATATCCGTAAACGTGCCGCCCACGTCCACGCCTACCACCAAGCCTTGTGCCGCGCTCATGCCGCCTGCTCCTTCAGATTTTCACCCACATAACCCATCTTGCGGTCGTGCTCGCGCGCCGCCTGCGTGCGCGCGGCAGGCTCGCCGTAGCCGCCCCCGCCTGGCGTCTCCAGACGCACCCGCTCACCGCGCTTGAGCTGGATGCCCCGCATCTTCGAACTCATGGGTGGGGTCTGCCAACCGCCGTCCTGCTGATAGCGAAACACGTTCAGCGCCGCGTCCCCGCCACCGGCAATGCCCTTGGGCTCGCTGCGGCCGCGCTCGCCGAAGATGAAGGCCTCGGCGCTGTCTTCCAGCAATTCGATTTCATAGATGGCGCCCAGCCCGCCGCGGTGCTGGCCGTCGCCCGCCGAATCCGGCCGCAGCGCCCATTGGGTGAAACGCACGGGATAGGCCGCTTCTAGGATCTCTAGCGGCGGGATAGTGGCCGTAGAGATGGGCGCGTTGCCGTGGCTGAGCCCATCGCCGTCCGAATGGCCGCCATGGCCGCCGCCAAAGAAGCTGAACATCACCCAGCGCTGGCCGCGTCGGGCTTCATCGCTGCGATAGCCGGCGATCGACAAGGCATTGATGGTGCCGTAGGCCTGCGCCAGCGCACGGCCGGGCTCGGCCTGGGCCATGGCGCAGAAGATCACGTCGATCATGCGCAGGATGGTTTCGGTATAGCCGCCCACCGGCCGCGGGCGGTCGGCCGAGATCACCAGGCCGTCCGGCAGCACCACCTCCACCGCGTCCAGCACGCCGGCATTGGCCGGCACGTCCGGAAAAAGATGCTTCAAGGCGACATAGCAGGCCGCGATCGCCGTGGCGCGAGAGATGTTCACCGGGCCGGCGCAGGCCGGCGAGGTGCCGGTGAAATCCAGCGTCAGGCGTTCGCCGTCGACCCTGAGCTTGAGCGCGATGCGCAAGGGCTGGTCGCGCACGCCGTCGTTGTCCAGCATGTCCTCGAAGGCGTACTCGCCGTCGGGCAGCCGCGAGATATGGTCGCGCATCAGGCGGCGCGCCCGCTCGCGCAAGGTGTCCAGCGACTCCAGCACGGTGGCGTCGCCATATTCATCGAGCAAGCCGTCCAGCCGGCCCGCCCCCAGCTCCAGCGCTGCCAGCTGGCCGTTCAAGTCGCCCCACAGGCTGTCGGGCAGGCGGGTATTCGCCTTCAGAATGGCCAGCACATCCAAGTCCAGCACGCCGGCGCGCACGATGCGCACCGGCGGAATCTGCACGGCTTCCTGCCAGCACTCGGTGGCGGCCGGGTTGTAGTTGCCCGGCACGGCGCCGCCCACGTCGTGCCAATGGGCCGCCGACGCCAGAAAGCAGAACAGCTTGCCGCCACGGAATACCGGACGCACCAGTTTGAAATCATTGGCGTGGGTGCCGCCTTCATAGGGATCGTTGAACAGCCATACGTCGCCGTCGACCATGCCGCCGCGCTCGGCGGCCGCCTTGGCAGCGGCCTTGACGGCGAAGGCCATCGCGCCCACGAACACCGGCAGGCCGGACTTGCCCTGCACCAGCGTGGCGCCTGTGGCTGCGTCGTACATGCCATGGCAGGCGTCATGAGCTTCGGCGATGATGGGATTGAACGCGCTGCGGTACAGCGTGGCGTCCATTTCGTCCGCAATCTGTTCCAGGCGGCCCTTGAGGACCGCGAGTGTGACGGGATCTAGCATGATGTCCTTCCTAATGAGTCTTGCGCTGTTTCAGCAGATTCAGCAGTCCGCCGGCCTGCACCATTTCCAGCAGGAAGGCGGGCACGGTGTCGCAATGCAGTTCTGGGGCTTGGCCCCCGGCGCGGCGGATGCGGCCGGCGGCGGGGTCCAGGGAGATGCGTTCACCCTCTTGCAGGGTTTCGGCCTGCTCGCAGGTCAGCAGCAGCAGGCCCACGTTGAAGGCATTGCGGAAGTACAGGCCGTTGATGGACGGCGCGACGACCGCAGCGACGCCCAGGCGCACCAGCGCCGCTGCCGCCTGCTCGCGCGAGGAGCCGATGCCGAAGTTGGGCCCCGCCACCAGCACGTCGCCAGGCCGGACATTGGCGGCGAACTCGGGCCGCACCCGTTGCAGGCAATGGCGCGCGATCTCGTCGATGCCGAACTTCATGTAGGCGCCCGGCGCCAGCGCGTCAGTGTCGATATCCGCGCCCACGCGCCAGACGCGGTGCGTCACAGACTGCTCGCTCATGCCATGAACTCCCGAGGATCGGCGATGCGGCCGGCCACCGCCGACGCCGCAACCGTATAAGGCGAAGCCAGGTAGACCTGGGCCGTTTCCGAGCCCATACGCCCCTTGAAATTACGCGCCGTGGTGGAAATGACGCTGGCGCCGTCGGGGATCGAGCCGCCATAGCCGGCGCAAGCGCCGCAGGACGTGGCCAACACGTCCGCGCCGGCCTCGCGCAGCGCCTGCATCACGCCTTCGGCTTCGGCCTGACGCTGATCCTGCTGGCTGGCCGGCGCCACCATCAGCCGCATGCCGGCGGCCAACCGCCGGCCG includes:
- a CDS encoding LeuD/DmdB family oxidoreductase small subunit; the encoded protein is MSEQSVTHRVWRVGADIDTDALAPGAYMKFGIDEIARHCLQRVRPEFAANVRPGDVLVAGPNFGIGSSREQAAAALVRLGVAAVVAPSINGLYFRNAFNVGLLLLTCEQAETLQEGERISLDPAAGRIRRAGGQAPELHCDTVPAFLLEMVQAGGLLNLLKQRKTH
- a CDS encoding hydantoinase B/oxoprolinase family protein; protein product: MLDPVTLAVLKGRLEQIADEMDATLYRSAFNPIIAEAHDACHGMYDAATGATLVQGKSGLPVFVGAMAFAVKAAAKAAAERGGMVDGDVWLFNDPYEGGTHANDFKLVRPVFRGGKLFCFLASAAHWHDVGGAVPGNYNPAATECWQEAVQIPPVRIVRAGVLDLDVLAILKANTRLPDSLWGDLNGQLAALELGAGRLDGLLDEYGDATVLESLDTLRERARRLMRDHISRLPDGEYAFEDMLDNDGVRDQPLRIALKLRVDGERLTLDFTGTSPACAGPVNISRATAIAACYVALKHLFPDVPANAGVLDAVEVVLPDGLVISADRPRPVGGYTETILRMIDVIFCAMAQAEPGRALAQAYGTINALSIAGYRSDEARRGQRWVMFSFFGGGHGGHSDGDGLSHGNAPISTATIPPLEILEAAYPVRFTQWALRPDSAGDGQHRGGLGAIYEIELLEDSAEAFIFGERGRSEPKGIAGGGDAALNVFRYQQDGGWQTPPMSSKMRGIQLKRGERVRLETPGGGGYGEPAARTQAAREHDRKMGYVGENLKEQAA